Proteins found in one Brachypodium distachyon strain Bd21 chromosome 5, Brachypodium_distachyon_v3.0, whole genome shotgun sequence genomic segment:
- the LOC100845963 gene encoding vacuolar protein sorting-associated protein 41 homolog: MSSARRGGHQHHNPLENGDGGEHEREEDDDEEDGEEEVGEDEEEEEEPRLKYQRLGGSVPAILSTDAAAAIAVTDRAVLLGTHDGTLHVLDFQGNQVKQIAAHTATINDISFADGEYIGSCSDDGTVVISSLFTDDKLKFEYHRPMKAIALDPDYSRNYKRFATGGLAGQVLVQTKKTWGGGYSKKVLRDGEGPIHSMKWRSDLLAWANDAGVKVHDMKMERGIAFIERPKGIPRSDFLVPHLVWQDDAVLVIGWGTSVKIAAIRTDLSPGYNGIQRSITTASSGKYVDIVGSFQTGYHISGIAPFGDLLVVLAYIPEEDSRDKKDNTSVPSRQGTAQRPEIHLVSWKNEELTTDALPIHGYELYKAKDYILAHAPFSGSSNAGGQWAAGDEPLYYIVSPKDIVVAKPRDTEDHIAWLLQHGWHAKALAAVEAGQGRTELLDEVGSRYLDHLIIERKYAEAAQLCPKLLRGSPSAWERWVFHFAHLRQLPVLIPYIPTENPQLSDTAYEVALVALTTNSSFHELLLTTIRNWPPTLYSASPVISAIEPQLNSSSMTEALKEALAELYVINKQYEKGLSLFAELLKPEVFEFIEKHNLHDAFHDKIVNLMILDSKRTVHLMIQHRDIIPPYEVVDQLLHASKSCDKKYLLHQYLHALFETDIHAGKDFHDMQVELYADYEPRMLLPFLRTSQHYRLDKAYEIFAQKELVREQVFVLGRMGNAKQALSTIINKLEDIQEAVEFVTEQHDDELWEELITQCLQKPEMVGMLLEHTVGNLDPLYIVSLVPDGLEIPKLRDRLVKIVTDYRTETSLRNGCNDILKADCVNLLVKYYHEARRGVCMASLDEEVGTRIDEGSSRTGDRSSSLRTLEIKSRTRCGARCCLCFDPLSIQDISAIVFYCCHAYHLSCLEGGLDSMKANNNARDSDEGSEDDDGSPSGESRMRCVLCTTAAA, translated from the exons ATGTCGTCCGCTAGGCGCGGCGGGCACCAGCACCACAACCCGCTGGAGAACGGCGACGGAGGGGAGCACGAGcgagaggaggacgacgacgaggaggatggtgaggaggaggttggggaggatgaggaggaggaggaggagccgcggCTCAAGTACCAGCGTCTGGGCGGGAGCGTGCCGGCGATCCTCTccaccgacgccgccgcggccatcgCCGTCACCGACCGCGCCGTCCTGCTCGGCACCCACGACGGCACCCTCCACGTCCTCGACTTCCAGGGAAACCAG gTAAAGCAAATTGCTGCGCACACAGCAACTATCAACGACATCAGTTTTGCTGATGGTGAATATATAGGCAGCTGCTCAGATGATGGCACAGTAGTAATAAGCAGCCTCTTCACTGATGACAAACTGAAGTTTGAGTACCATCGCCCCATGAAAGCAATTGCTTTAGACCCTGACTATTCCAGGAACTACAAAAGATTTGCTACAGGTGGTTTAGCAGGTCAAGTACTCGTTCAGACAAAGAAAACTTGGGGTGGAGGCTACAGTAAAAAG GTCCTGCGTGATGGTGAAGGACCAATCCATTCTATGAAGTGGAGGTCAGACCTTCTTGCCTGGGCTAATGACGCAGGGGTGAAAGTCCATGATATGAAAATGGAAAGAGGGATTGCATTCATTGAAAGACCAAAAGGAATTCCTCGGTCGGATTTTTTAGTTCCTCACTTGGTCTGGCAG GATGACGCAGTCTTAGTTATTGGGTGGGGAACAAGTGTCAAGATTGCTGCAATCCGAACAGACTTATCTCCAGGGTACAATGGAATACAAAGGAGTATCACCACGGCAAGTTCTGGGAAGTATGTTGATATTGTTGGCTCGTTCCAAACAGGCTACCACATATCTGGGATTGCTCCATTCGGTGATCTTTTAGTTGTGCTTGCATATATCCCTGAAGAGGATAGCAGAGATAAAAAAGATAATACTTCTGTTCCTTCACGCCAG GGAACCGCGCAGCGTCCAGAAATACATCTTGTATCATGGAAAAACGAAGAGCTAACTACAGATGCTCTGCCGATTCATGGCTATGAGCTCTATAAGGCAAAGGACTATATTCTTGCTCATGCGCCTTTCTCAG GAAGTAGCAATGCGGGTGGACAGTGGGCTGCTGGCGATGAACCTCTGTATTACATCGTATCTCCTAAGGATATAGTGGTTGCAAAGCCCAG AGATACCGAAGACCATATTGCTTGGCTTCTGCAACATGGTTGGCATGCAAAAGCATTGGCTGCAGTTGAAGCAGGACAAGGGAGGACTGAGCTTCTTGATGAG GTGGGCTCTAGATACCTTGACCACTTGATAATTGAAAGGAAATACGCTGAAGCTGCACAACTCTGTCCGAAGTTGCTTCGAGGATCTCCTTCAGCATGGGAGAG GTGGGTCTTTCACTTTGCTCATCTCCGCCAGCTTCCTGTGTTGATCCCTTACATACCTACGGAGAATCCACAGCTGAGTGATACCGCTTATGAG GTTGCCCTTGTAGCTTTAACTACCAATTCCTCTTTTCATGAACTTCTTTTGACTACAATACGAAACTGGCCACCTACGTTATACTCTGCTTCACCAGTCATATCTGCAATCGAGCCACAGCTCAATTCTTCCTCGATGACTGAAGCATTAAAAGAG GCTTTAGCTGAATTGTATGTGATCAATAAGCAATATGAAAAGGGACTTTCTCTCTTTGCTGAA CTCCTGAAGCCAGAAGTATTTGAGTTTATTGAGAAGCACAACTTGCATGATGCATTCCATGATAAG ATTGTCAATCTTATGATATTGGATAGTAAAAGAACAGTTCACCTAATGATCCAACACCGTGATATCATTCCGCCGTATGAAGTCGTGGATCAATTGTTGCATGCTAGTAAAAGCTGcgacaaaaaatatttattgcATCAGTATTTGCATGCTCTGTTTGAGACAGACATACATGCTGGAAAAGATTTCCATGATATGCAG GTGGAGCTTTATGCAGATTACGAGCCAAGGATGTTACTACCCTTCCTTCGTACCAGCCAGCATTACAGGCTTGACAAG GCGTATGAAATATTTGCACAAAAAGAACTTGTCAGGGAGCAAGTTTTCGTTCTTGGTCGTATGGGAAATGCCAAGCAAGCACTTTCTACGATTATAAACAAACTGGAAGACATACAAGAG GCCGTTGAATTTGTGACGGAGCAACATGACGACGAACTATGGGAGGAACTGATAACACAGTGTCTCCAAAAGCCTGAAATG GTCGGGATGTTGTTGGAACATACTGTCGGCAATCTTGACCCTCTATATATTGTCAGTTTGGTTCCCGATGGGCTAGAAATACCCAA ATTGCGGGATCGCCTTGTGAAAATTGTGACAGACTATCGAACAGAAACTTCACTGAGGAATGGATGCAACGATATACTAAAG GCTGATTGTGTTAATCTGTTGGTTAAATACTACCATGAGGCTCGACGTGGAGTCTGCATGGCAAGCTTGGATGAGGAGGTTGGAACCAGAATCGATGAAGGATCTTCACGAACGGGCGACAGATCATCGAGTTTACGCACTTTAGAGATCAAATCAAGAACAAGATGTGGTGCTCGATGCTGCTTGTGCTTTGATCCATTATCTATACAGGACATCTCTGCCATTGTGTTCTACTGCTGTCATGCATATCATCTGTCTTGCCTCGAAGGTGGATTAGACTCAATGAAAGCAAACAATAACGCTCGGGATAGCGATGAAGGTTCAGAGGATGATGATGGTTCCCCGTCGGGCGAGTCTAGAATGCGCTGTGTATTGTGCACTACAGCGGCTGCATAA